TCTTTGATAAATCCCCGGACCATGCCGTCGAACTCTTTGATGGAGAGTCCCACCTTAATATTTGCCAGGGCAAAGATCCTGGCATTATTGACAACAGAGAATATCTCCTCTATCTTGCCGTTTGTCTTGCCTGCCGATATGGTGCACGTTTCATCGCTGCAGTACCCGTTCACCTGTGCGCCGAAATCGATAATGACCGCCTCACCTTTCAGGATCGGTTTATCCGTCGGCTCAGCATGCGGCAGCGCCGCCCTTGGTCCTGAAGCAACGATCGTATTGAAGGAGGGACAATCGGCCCCGAGCCTCCTCATGGCAAAGTCAAGGTCATTGGCGACCTCTTTCTCCGTTTTTCCCTGAACAGGTTTTTCAAAAACCTCAAGGAAGGCCCCGGTGGCAATCCGGACTGCCTTCAGGATAGACTCGATCTCTTCCGGATCCTTGCATTTCCTTATCTCTTCGATCCTGTTGCCCAGAGGCACAAAGAGGATATCCAGAAGCGCGTCTTTCCATGTCTGGTATATGTTAAAGGTTGTATGGAAACTGTCGAAACCGATCTTTTTTATCCCCTGTTCCCTGCATAGTTCGGAGAGGTTTTGTTTTAACAGTTTTATCTCCACGACCTGTATATCCCGTGTTACCTCGCGTGCGTATGTTATGTATCTGAAGTCTGTCAGGAGGAACAGGTCCTTACGGGTAACGACGAGCGTTCCCTCAGAGCCCCTGAACCCTGTCAGATAGAAGATATTTTCCATGCCTCTCAAAACGCAGGCATCCAGATCCATGTCCTCAA
The sequence above is a segment of the Syntrophorhabdaceae bacterium genome. Coding sequences within it:
- a CDS encoding Xaa-Pro peptidase family protein; this translates as MRENRIAMVLNIIEDMDLDACVLRGMENIFYLTGFRGSEGTLVVTRKDLFLLTDFRYITYAREVTRDIQVVEIKLLKQNLSELCREQGIKKIGFDSFHTTFNIYQTWKDALLDILFVPLGNRIEEIRKCKDPEEIESILKAVRIATGAFLEVFEKPVQGKTEKEVANDLDFAMRRLGADCPSFNTIVASGPRAALPHAEPTDKPILKGEAVIIDFGAQVNGYCSDETCTISAGKTNGKIEEIFSVVNNARIFALANIKVGLSIKEFDGMVRGFIKDAGYGDFFRHGVGHGIGIAVHETPSINSSAEGVFEENMVVTIEPGIYIPELGGVRLEDMVLLTAQGPQIITKIRKDALTIR